Below is a genomic region from Virgibacillus dokdonensis.
AGAAGCTTTGCAAAAAGCTGCTGAAAAACTAGGTGTAGAAATAAAAGTGGAAACACATGGTCAAGTAGGAATTGAAAATGCATTGACAGCACAAGAAGTTAAAGAAGCTGATGGTGTCATTATCGCTGCGGATAAGGATGTACAAGCAGACCGATTTCATGGCAAGCCGTTGATCGATGTCTCTGTTGCCAAAGGTATTAAAGAGCCTGAGCATCTAATTGAACAAATTTTGCAAGGAAAAGCGTCTGTTTATTATGCTTCCGATTATGATGGAGCAAAACAAGAAACAGATCAAGAAAGCACAACGAAAGGAAATAATAGTAAATGGGTCCACACTGTTTATAAACATTTAATGAATGGTGTTTCTCACATGCTTCCATTTGTTGTCGGGGGCGGGGTGCTGATTGCAATATCGTTTTTATTCGGCATCTATTCTGCCGATCCAGATCATGAACAATATAACGAATTTGCAGCATTGCTGAAAGAAGTTGGTGGCTTAGGTTTTAGTCTAATGGTGCCAATCTTAGCAGCTTTTATTGCAGAATCGATTGCCAAGCGTCCTGGTATGGTAGTTGGGTTTATCGGTGGTTTATTAGCAAGTCAAGGTGGAGCTGGGTTTTTAGGAGGAATTTTAGCAGGATTTATTGCAGGTTATATTATTATCCTTTTACAAAAACTATTAAAAGGTCTACCGCGCTCTTTAGATGGACTAAAATCAATCTTTTTGTATCCAGTACTTGGGATCTTTTTAATCGGTATTATTATGAAACCAATTATTATCCCAGTTACAGGTTTAAATGAAGGATTAATGGACTTTCTAGCATCTGTTCAATCAACAAATCCATTATTACTAGGTTTAATTGTAGGGGCTATGTGTGGATTTGATATGGGTGGGCCATTTAACAAGGCGGCATATGTAACAGGAACGATGCTACTTGCAGAAGGCAACTTATATTTCATGGCTGGTGTTTCAGCAGCTTGTATTGCACCACCATTAATTATCGCGTTTGCTACGGTTATCTTTCCAAAATACTTTACGAAAGAAGAGCGAAATGCTGGGGCGGTTAACTTTATCTTAGGATCTACCCATATTACAGAAGGAGCGATCCCGTTTGCAGCTAAGAACCCGATTGTTGTTCTACCAATTATTATGCTAGGTTCTAGTATTGCTGCCATCCTAACGTATTTATTTAAAGTGCAAGTTCCTGCGCCACATGGAGGATTTCTCGTTTTACCTGTTGTAACAGGAGCCTTTCAATGGGTTTTAGCCATTCTTATCGGCTCTTTGGTTGGTGCATTAATCTACGGTTTTTCACGTAAAAAAGCAGCCCAGAAATAAAAGAAGGAGGAAGAAGCTAGATGAAAAAAATGATTCAACCAGCATATATTCGGCTACAAGCAACAGCGACTTCACAGCAAGGTGTATTTCAAACGATTGCTGATATAGCAGTTGCCAATGGTATTGCAAGTTCGCAGGAAGCGATTGTAGAAGGCTTGAAGGCGCGTGAAAAGGAAAGTACAACTGGTTTTCAAGAAGGATTTGCGATTCCGCATACGCAAGCTGAGGAAGTCAGTCAACCTGCAATTATTATTGTGCGGACAGAGACAGGGGTTGATTGGGAATCCTTTGATGGCAAGCCTGCCTTCTTCTTTCTTTCGCTGCTTATTCCTAAGTCGGAAGCAGGTACAACACATTTACAAGCATTATCCGCCTTATCTAGAGCATTAATAAATGAAGATATTAGACAAGCTATGCTGCGTGCGACAACGTCAACAGAACTCGCTACGATTATTAGTCAAGCTATTTCAGGAGAGGACGATTAATATGCCACTTATATCAACGACACCGATGTTAGAACAAGCAAAACGTGAAAAATATGGAATTGTCGCTTTTAATGTTCATTCACTAGATAGTATTTATTGGGTTCTAGAAGCGGCTGCAGAAATGAAATCCCCCGTGATTTTACAAACAACGGTAGGAACGGTGAAATCATTAGGAGCAGAAAATATTGTGAAAGTCGCAACAGCAGCTGCCGATTTTTATCAAGTACCAACAGGTTTGCATTTAGATCATTGTACGGATGATGAAGTGATTAAAAAAGCAATTCGGGCGGGGTACACATCTGTTATGATCGATGCTTCCAAACACCCCTTCGCAGAAAATGTACAACAAACGAAGCAAGTGATGGATTTAGCAGCTAGCTTAGGTATCAATGTAGAAGCGGAGTTAGGAAAAGTAGGAGGGGTGGAAGAAGAGATCGTTGTTTCAGAGAAAGACGCTCAAAAAGCGGTTCCTGAGGAATGTAAAGAATTTGTTGCTTTGACTGGTGTACCAACGCTTGCCCCAGCTATTGGAACGGCTCATGGAATTTATAAAGGGGAACCGAATATTGACTTTGATCGCATTGAAGAAATAAGTAAGCTTGTAGATATCCCGCTTGTACTACATGGAGGATCAGCTGTACCAGAGGAAGATGTTCGTAAGTGTGTCGCTTTAGGCATGTCTAAGGTAAATGTTTCTACAGAGTTAAAAAATGCTTATTCTGTAGCAATTCGAGAGCATTTTGCTGCCCAGCCTAATAGCTTAGATCCACGAGCTTATTTGCAAACAGCAAAAGAAGCTGCAAAGGAAATGGTCATCTCTAAAATTAAAATAGTAGGTAGTGAAGGAAGGATTTCTCCACTCGCAATCAAGTAAGTTTTTACTAAATAATAGCTATTATTTTAACGAAACTAAAATTTAAATGGTCTTTCTCAAGCATGGAGAAAGGCCTTTTGGTACAATAATATAGTAGTAAGGTTCGAAAAAGAATTTACTATCAATTATATAGAGGGGGAAACTCCATGAAATTAATCGCCATTGATTTGGACGGAACGTTACTGACTGACGAGGGAACCATTAGTACGTCGAATCGTTCCGCTATTTTAGACGCCCAACAAAAAGGGCATATTGTATGTATCGCATCTGGTCGTTCACTTCCAGATACAAAGGAAATTTTGCGTCTTGCTAAATTAGATTGTCCAATTATTGCAGGTAACGGTGCGACATCATTTCATTGTGGAGAACATGTGCATAAGTTATATTTGGATAAGGAAGTAGCTAAACGCATCATGCCGACATTAAGAGATTTACATGTCTACTATGAAGTGTATGTAGATGAAGGAGTTTTAGTTGAAACAGGAATGGAAGATTTATTATGGTTAGAGATGGAACAAGCAGGTCATAACGAGTCATATACTTCCGAATCATTGCAACGTACGATAGCTATTCAACATAGCCAGCATGGGTTACAATTCATTGATAAATATGAAACAGTAGCACCAGACTATGTCGGGATTTACAAAATCTTTGTCTTATCTTTTCTTAAAGAGAAGCGTGACCAGTTAAAAAAGGTGTTGGAATTAGAAGGGGATGTATCGATCACATCGTCAGGGAGGGAAAAACTTGAAATTGCTCACCATCGAGCAAGTAAAGGTTATGCATTAGAACGAATGGCAAATCATTTCAATATACCGATGGAAAACACAGTGGCTATTGGAGATAATTTTAATGACGTATCCATGTTTGAAAAAGCAGGGATAAGCATTAGCATGGGAAACGCAGAAGAAGAAGTGAAACAACTATCAACCTATACAACGTCCAATTATGATGAGGAAGGTGTAGCAAAAGCTATTCGACGCTATGTAACTAGTTTATAAAAGTTCTTTTCGCTTTTCTGATCATTGCTCTTTTATTGGAAAAAAGTAACTGCTCGAAGTTCTCAAAGCAGTAGGTGATTACTTTTATATCCTTATGCGAGCTACACCCTTGAAAGGTAGTTGTGCTAACCGTTTGGCGCACCACGTCAAGCGGTTTTTATTATTATTCATCTACCTACTTATAATATAGACGATCTTTTGAAATGAAAACAGGTATTATTCTTAATGTAATCGATGAATGTGCCCTTACTAGCTGAAAATCGCCCACCGCACGGGAAAAATCGCTAGCTCATGCATGGAAATCGCTCACTGCGCCGGAAGAACCGTTCGTCAACTTACAAGGCAAAATCAGAAGCTGGCGACGAGTCCATATAGGCGTTCTGTTTTATCATTGCTTTTGTTTCACGAAGAAACTGCATATAGCACCAACATTGGCACCAACTAATATAGAAATAGAGAACATGCCTATCCCCAGACCTTCCCATCTACCAACAGTAAATATACTGAACAAAAGCATAAGAAAACTAACGAAACTTATTAAGGTTGTTAGTAAAAAGAGGACAGTGCGACGTATATAACGAGCTAAAACAATAATGATAGTTGCCGTTATAATACCAGCGAGGATAATAGGCCACCAAGCTTCCAGTATATTCCTGTACATAGCTGTATTCCTCCTATACTCAAAATGTATATTTTTGCTTGCCTAGGCATGTATACATTTGCTTAAATGGTGCTTATTTATACATGTGCATGCATTATTACAAATTGACATGGGATCTCTGCTAGCAGATCTGATAGCAAAAACAAAAAGCTAGCGTACAAGGGATGGCTGACTGAACAAGGACATCTTGCTTCCCGCTCCAAGTAAAGTTGTAATATACACTGGAAATCATTAGCATGTATACCTGTTAAATTCAACCTGTCCTCCATAGGGATAATGTAACGATTTATTCGTGTTATAATATTTAGTGCTTTGTATGAATAGACCAGCATCAGTTTAGCTTATGAGCATGCCGAGCAGCATATGCATGGAGGGAAAAGTATGGAGAAGAAAAAAGTTCGCGGGATGAAACGCAAATGCAACATGATGATTAGAAGAATGGAGGTACATACATTAGCGTTTCCATGGTTACTGGCAGATGAAATTGCCGGTTGCAGAAAACTTTATCAATGCTAGTAAACTCCCCAATAAAGTAAAAAGAATGTGTATGCAAATGCTTTTGGATAGAGCAAAACATCTTATGGAATTAAAGCCCAATGATAAAGAAAAATACCGAGTAGTGGTGCTGGTCAATTTATCAAGTTTATGGGATTCGGAAATCATTGTATTTAAAGGTAATACCTATTTTACACTATAGGAAAGTATAAAAGTTTTAAGGGTTATAGTATAAGAAAAACTATGCCATTCGCCATAAGGCTTGGCGATAAGCCAAGTTTTTCTAAACCAATGCTTTCATCGAAATAGTAAATATCAAAAATGGTTGCATTTGCCTACTGGGAGAAGCATTTGTTCTGCGTGGGAGTTGTCTGTTCCTGATAATTTGCAAGAAATAGGATTTAGGGAAATAATTCATGATGAATGTGGTTTGCAATCTGAAAGTGAAATTTGGTTTATCGGGGAATTAACGTAATTACAACCTTATATTACATGTAGCTGGAGCTTGCTGATGGGATTGCTTTAGCAAGTTTTTTCCAATAAACATCTCAATGAAAGTTGTCATAAAGTAATACTTATTTTACTCCTTTGTACTAGCGAAAATCAGGCAACGTAGAATCGTTACCTGATTAACCTTCTGCCTCTTTTTTTACTGCTTTTTTCGACACCGTTTTTTTATCGTGGTTACCAAGTAGTACATTTTTGGCTTTGATTCTATTTTTACGGTTGCTTAATACATATAAGGTATCATCTTCTAAAATGACGGTGTCACCCGTAGGCGTTATAATTTGCTTATCACGAATAATGCCAATAATCAATGTGTCATCAGGTAGTTCAATCTCATTTAATGTTTGATGGATAGCAGGTGACTTAGAAAAAATATGCACTTCCATAATCTCTGCTTCCGTATTACCCAAATGTATTAGTTCCATGGTTGGTTTAGTTGGATCATTTTTTTCACCTGTAAATCCAAGCTTTGAAGCAAGCCAAGACAATGTGCTACCTTGTACGAGTGCGGATATAAGGACAACGAAAAAGACAGCATTAAAAATCAGATCGCTATTCTCCACCCCGGCAATAACTGGATACGTCGCTAATACGATAGGTACGGCACCTTTAAGACCAGCCCAAGAGATAAACAATCGCTCTTTCATATTATATTTCATAAAAAACATTGAAATAAAAACAGCAATAGGTCGAGCGATGAACATAAGAATAAGGGTTAACAGCACGCCTTGCCAAAATATGGCAGGTAATGCCTGAGGGAAAACGAGCAAACCAAGCAAAATAAACATAAGAATTTGCATCATCCAAGCAAAACCTTCACTGAATCGTAAAATGGAGAAACGATACATCAGGTCACTATTTCCGACAAATACAGCCATGACATATACAGCAAGTAATCCACTTCCCCCAAAGAAATCCGCGAAAAAATAAGTCGCGGTAGCCATCCCAATTGCAAGTGCCGGATATAGTCCAGAAGTATCCAAATTAATATTATTAATGATAAGGACAGTAAGTTTTCCGAGTAATAGCCCAAGCAGGAGTCCTAAACCCATTTGTAAAAAGAAACTGCCGATCGTAGTCCAAATAGATGCGTCAGGAACCTGAATTAATTCAATAAACGCAACCGTTAGAAATACAGCCATCGGATCATTTGACCCTGATTCAGCTTCTAGTGTAGAAGTCAGCTTTGCTTTTATGTTTTTATTGCCAAGTACGGAAAAAACAGCAGCTGCATCTGTTGAGCCAACGATAGCCCCAAACAGCATGCCTTCTAGTACAGTAAGGTCAAGAATGTACATGGCAGCAAATCCAGTCACAACGGTTGTTAATAAAACACCTAACGTTGCAAGTGATCCGGCTGCACCGAGAACAGGTCGAATCTGCTCCCATTTTGTTTGCGTACCACCTTCGAATAAAATGATAATTAACGCCATAATTCCGATGAGTTGCATAAGCTGCGCATTTTCAAAGAAGATAAATTCATTTAAACCCATCCCGATTATGAGGAAAAGAACGAGAGCGGGAAGTCCAAGTTTAGAGGAGAACTTCGTTGCCAAAACGCCGACAATGAGCATAGCGGAAAATAAAAAAATAAGCATTTGCAATGATAAGTCCATGTTGAACAATCCTTCCAAAAAGAACAATCTAATTCTATTATATCGTTATTACCCTATTTTGAACAAAAATGAGCGCTTGAAATATAAATAAAAGTTCAAAGGATAGAGTGGAGGATAAAAGAAAAAGTTACGAGTAAAGACGCATTTCGTATATAAAAGCCGTATGTATAATTTTAAGGAATAGACTAAAATTAAGACGGAGCTACAACGTTTAGCTATTAAGAGGAGGGTTCTCAATTGGCAGATAAGCAACGACAATTTAAAGAAACGAAAAACCATGGTGAGCATCGCAATGGGCGAAAAAGTCCTTATAAAAATAGTCGTACACATGGTAGTGGGCAGCCAGATGAATATGTTACAGATAGGAAAAAATAATATAGTTTGTGCAAGACAATTACACGTGTGTAGCTATCTATGATGTTAGCTAAAAGCATAAAAGATGCTGTGAAAAGAAATCTAACAGAAACGAGCGTGTTTCTTTAGAGCGAAGTGAGCTCCTTTTGTGCTTAAAATATGCACAGGAATAAACTTCTTTCGTCCGTAATTTAATATGGTACTAAAAGCCCCCACTTTCACCAACACAAAGTTGAAGAGGGGGATGAAGGAAACGAACTTCCCTTATTATATGAAGTATCGAAATATTATTGCAAATAACGACATAATGGCTTACAATTTAATTGTGAACAAGTTCACCAAAAGAGGAGGAAGGCATAAAATGAAAGCACTTACTTATTTTGGACCAGGAAAGAAAGATTTTATCGACAAACCAAAGCCAAAGGTAGATAAAGCAACAGATGCATTGATTAGAGTGTCGAAAACAACGATTTGTGGTACAGATTTGCATATCTTAAAAGGTGATGTTCCAGCGGTAACAGAAGGTAGAATTTTGGGGCATGAAGGTGTAGGTGTTGTTGAAGAAGTTGGCGAAGGTGTGAAAAACTTTAAAAAAGGGGATAAAGTTATTATCTCTTGTGTCACTTCTTGTGGGAAATGTGAAAATTGTAAGCGGGCGCTTTATGCGCATTGTGAAGATGGAGGCTGGATCTTAGGTCACCTCATTGATGGAACGCAAGCTGAATATGTACGTATTCCGCATGCAGATAATAGCTTATATCATATTCCTGATGGTGCAGATGAAGAAGCGTTAGTAATGTTAAGTGATATCCTTCCGACTGGATTTGAAATTGGTGTACTTTACGGACAGGTACAGCCTGGACAAACTGTAGTAATTATCGGAGCTGGTCCAGTCGGTATGGCAGCTTTGCTTACTGCGCAATTTTATTCGCCGGCAGAAATTATTATGGTGGATTTAGACGATCATCGTTTGGAAGTTGCTAAGAAATTTGGCGCTACAAAAACGGTTAATAGCTCAGATGGAAAAGCAGTAGAAAAAATTATGGATTTAACAGATGGAAAAGGTGTAGATGTGGCAATGGAAGTTGTAGGTATACCCGCTACGTTTGAAATTTGCCAACAAATTATTAAACCTGGAGGTGCCATCCCAGTATTAGGAGTGCACGGTAAAGCTGTTGATTTCCATCTTGAAAAATTGTGGATTAAAAACATTCGTTTAACGACAGGTTTAGTAAGCACGAGCACTACGCCAATGCTGTTAAAAACGGTGCAATCAAATAAATTACAGCCAGAAAAACTGATAACACATCGTTTTACGTTTGACGAGATGCTAAAAGCATATGAAGTATTTGAGAATTCAGCGAAAACAGAAGCATTAAAATTGATTATTTCCAATGAATAAATGGATAGAAAAGGGGCAAGCGACTTGCTTGGCCTTTTTCAAAAGATAAGAAAGTATAAAATTTGATGCTATGGCGTAACCAAATAACTGAATGGGCCCCGTCCGGCTCCAGCGCCCAGCAACTAGGCGACTTCACTCCATTGCCCTAAGCTAAGTCATCATCGGTTCGTACTAAATAGGAAGGCCGACTAAAGACGGGCTTGCCGGAGGGCGCCGGCATACTCCTGTTGCAGGAGCATGATTCCTAAAACTTTAGTTGATTCGTTCCACTCGCTACGTTGCTAAACGGGCACTTGCGCCTTTGTTCTTCGAATCATACTTACAAGAGTGGGCATTTTTATAGGACTATATACCATTCGTTTACATGCTTAAAAAGCCAAGTGGTGTTAAAAGGCTGTGTACAATAGATAAACTTATCTACAGAGAATTACCTAAACTTCTGTATAATGTCTATTTCTTTATGAATGGAGTTATCTTTCAGAAAAGACAATAAGGCGACATTTTCCACCAAACGTCACCAATTTTTTACATTAAATTAATATTTAGTTGCACTAGCGTTGCATAAAATTGGTTTGAAAATTCAGTAATCATTTGCACAAGATTTTTTGCCAATAAGACATTACCTAAGCAAAGGTGGGCTGTCCATTTGGAAAAATTATACAATTAAACTATTAGCAACAACGACAGTGTATGTATTTACGGAATAGATCTATCGTCAAATCTGCGGATCCAGATGTACGCAGGTTTCCACAGCACTTTATTTAACCAGCGGCTAATTCGGAGTAAGGACTTCTTACTCCTCATCTCTAACTGGATAAGTACATGTAAACAGTAAGCAATGAGCGCAAGGAAGATTTGATTTTGAATGGCAGTTTCGCTCATACCATAAAAGTGTTTGATCTCTACATGCTGTTTGAGCCATTTGAAAAATAGCTCTATGGCCCACCGTTGACGGTAAATTTCACTAATCTCTTCGGAATTTAGATCGAAACGGTTAGTAATTAATCGCAAAATGTTCCCCTTTGTATCCACTACTTCAAGTAGACGGAATACATTCTCTGTGCGATTTTGCGTCGAACCGATGTAAACCATCTTGTCGGATAAAGCTGTAGCATCTTTAGGTACAGAAAATGATTCTACTTCACGAATGACGGCGTTTTTCTTTAGTCTGGACACGAAAAAGTAGCCTTCATCCGTCATTCGGTCAAATCGTTCATAGTCAACATATCCACGGTCAAACACATACATGGCTTCTTTGTCATCTACGAGAACTTCCAGTTGATTTCTGTCATGTTCTTTGGCTGTTGTAATCACAGTTTTTTCAGGATAGACGGTGCCCTTATCCATAAATACAAGTCGTAAATGTAGCTTAACTCCTGCTTTTGTTTTACGGAATTTCGCCCACTTATGATTCGTTAAGTTTAATGGAAGCGTGCTAGAATCAATGATTTTTAATGGCATGGATTTCCCATTTTTAAATTGGAGACCTTTGATTTTGTATGCAAGATCAAAGAATAAATGGGAAAGGATGGCTGGATTCATTTCATTGTTCTTCCTTGAAAGTTGCGATGGGCTAATCGATTCAAACCCCAATACTTTCTGAAGTTCACCATCTATTAGTGCATCGCTCATCTCTTCCAAGCTCTCAAATCCTTGTAATTGAGCAAGCAACAGCAACTTTATATACGCTTCCGTTGTCAGTTTTTTTGTGTAGTAATCTTGTTTATTTTCTTCTACTTGTTCATATAGTTTTTTCGTATTTATAGGTGAAACCCATTTACCAAATGATGATTTTAGTGTATTCTTGTCCATGCAGTTATCCTTTACTTTTGGATTTGGACAGGAACCACCTGTACTTCCATTGTAAAGGATTTTTTTGTTGTATGAACACTAATTTTTGAACATTTTTAGTATTTTTAATCATCAGATTTAATTAATGCAACGCTAGTGATTTAGTTGCTATAATGAAGTAAAATAGGTATAAAGTAGGGGGATTTTCGTTGCGTATACAGAAGCCGACTTGGTTCACGCGTTTTTTTTCATTTACAAAAAGTATGCAAATAAAATTTAGCTTGTGGAGCAGATTACTCATCCTGTTTATTGTGTTATTACTTCTTTCTGTCATGGCTGTAGGTGTTAGTTCATACATACAAGCAAAGAAAATGACCACATCAGCAATTGAAAATCGGCTAGAACGTGAAACCGAATTAATGGGTTACATTGCAGAGAATTTAAAATTTTTGTATGTCAGTGATGATACGTATTTTCATCAGCAATTGAATGCAAATGTTAGAGAGCAAAAAAATAAGCTAGCTAAAGAAGGGATACCGTCCGAATATTTTTACGTACAGTCTGGAGAAGTTGTTCCCCTTCAGGAAAGTGAGGGAGAGATTCCGCCAATATCGAATGCATTGGTAAATGAATTAGTAGAACAAAAGGATGGTCTATTGCATAAGACCATTGACGGAAAAGAATATACGTTAACGTTTCAAGAAATGAAAGAGGTAAAAGGATTATATGTGTTGGTTGTCCCTACTTCTTCGTATATGGGGCCAGTAAAAGGAATGGCTATGGATACAATGATTATAAGTTTGATTAGTGCTGTTATTGCCAGTATTGTCATTGCCTTGTTTGTCCGTAGCTTAACAAAACCACTTAGTGTATTACGAGAAACGATGCGAGAGGTACGTTCGGGGGAAATGAAAGAACCGAAGCAGTTGCAAACGACGTTGCCAGAGTTCATTTCGCTACATAAGAGTTATACGACAATGATTCATTTTATGCGCAATTTGCTTAAAAATATGAAAGAAACAACGAATGATTTAAATGAGGCTGGATTAGAATTACAAGCGTCAGCTGCAGAAAGTTTACATTCTGGTGAG
It encodes:
- a CDS encoding PTS fructose transporter subunit IIC codes for the protein MKKKIVAATGCPTGIAHTFMAAEALQKAAEKLGVEIKVETHGQVGIENALTAQEVKEADGVIIAADKDVQADRFHGKPLIDVSVAKGIKEPEHLIEQILQGKASVYYASDYDGAKQETDQESTTKGNNSKWVHTVYKHLMNGVSHMLPFVVGGGVLIAISFLFGIYSADPDHEQYNEFAALLKEVGGLGFSLMVPILAAFIAESIAKRPGMVVGFIGGLLASQGGAGFLGGILAGFIAGYIIILLQKLLKGLPRSLDGLKSIFLYPVLGIFLIGIIMKPIIIPVTGLNEGLMDFLASVQSTNPLLLGLIVGAMCGFDMGGPFNKAAYVTGTMLLAEGNLYFMAGVSAACIAPPLIIAFATVIFPKYFTKEERNAGAVNFILGSTHITEGAIPFAAKNPIVVLPIIMLGSSIAAILTYLFKVQVPAPHGGFLVLPVVTGAFQWVLAILIGSLVGALIYGFSRKKAAQK
- a CDS encoding PTS sugar transporter subunit IIA; the encoded protein is MKKMIQPAYIRLQATATSQQGVFQTIADIAVANGIASSQEAIVEGLKAREKESTTGFQEGFAIPHTQAEEVSQPAIIIVRTETGVDWESFDGKPAFFFLSLLIPKSEAGTTHLQALSALSRALINEDIRQAMLRATTSTELATIISQAISGEDD
- a CDS encoding class II fructose-bisphosphate aldolase, producing the protein MPLISTTPMLEQAKREKYGIVAFNVHSLDSIYWVLEAAAEMKSPVILQTTVGTVKSLGAENIVKVATAAADFYQVPTGLHLDHCTDDEVIKKAIRAGYTSVMIDASKHPFAENVQQTKQVMDLAASLGINVEAELGKVGGVEEEIVVSEKDAQKAVPEECKEFVALTGVPTLAPAIGTAHGIYKGEPNIDFDRIEEISKLVDIPLVLHGGSAVPEEDVRKCVALGMSKVNVSTELKNAYSVAIREHFAAQPNSLDPRAYLQTAKEAAKEMVISKIKIVGSEGRISPLAIK
- a CDS encoding Cof-type HAD-IIB family hydrolase; this translates as MKLIAIDLDGTLLTDEGTISTSNRSAILDAQQKGHIVCIASGRSLPDTKEILRLAKLDCPIIAGNGATSFHCGEHVHKLYLDKEVAKRIMPTLRDLHVYYEVYVDEGVLVETGMEDLLWLEMEQAGHNESYTSESLQRTIAIQHSQHGLQFIDKYETVAPDYVGIYKIFVLSFLKEKRDQLKKVLELEGDVSITSSGREKLEIAHHRASKGYALERMANHFNIPMENTVAIGDNFNDVSMFEKAGISISMGNAEEEVKQLSTYTTSNYDEEGVAKAIRRYVTSL
- a CDS encoding YesK family protein produces the protein MYRNILEAWWPIILAGIITATIIIVLARYIRRTVLFLLTTLISFVSFLMLLFSIFTVGRWEGLGIGMFSISILVGANVGAICSFFVKQKQ
- a CDS encoding potassium/proton antiporter — protein: MDLSLQMLIFLFSAMLIVGVLATKFSSKLGLPALVLFLIIGMGLNEFIFFENAQLMQLIGIMALIIILFEGGTQTKWEQIRPVLGAAGSLATLGVLLTTVVTGFAAMYILDLTVLEGMLFGAIVGSTDAAAVFSVLGNKNIKAKLTSTLEAESGSNDPMAVFLTVAFIELIQVPDASIWTTIGSFFLQMGLGLLLGLLLGKLTVLIINNINLDTSGLYPALAIGMATATYFFADFFGGSGLLAVYVMAVFVGNSDLMYRFSILRFSEGFAWMMQILMFILLGLLVFPQALPAIFWQGVLLTLILMFIARPIAVFISMFFMKYNMKERLFISWAGLKGAVPIVLATYPVIAGVENSDLIFNAVFFVVLISALVQGSTLSWLASKLGFTGEKNDPTKPTMELIHLGNTEAEIMEVHIFSKSPAIHQTLNEIELPDDTLIIGIIRDKQIITPTGDTVILEDDTLYVLSNRKNRIKAKNVLLGNHDKKTVSKKAVKKEAEG
- a CDS encoding zinc-dependent alcohol dehydrogenase family protein; its protein translation is MKALTYFGPGKKDFIDKPKPKVDKATDALIRVSKTTICGTDLHILKGDVPAVTEGRILGHEGVGVVEEVGEGVKNFKKGDKVIISCVTSCGKCENCKRALYAHCEDGGWILGHLIDGTQAEYVRIPHADNSLYHIPDGADEEALVMLSDILPTGFEIGVLYGQVQPGQTVVIIGAGPVGMAALLTAQFYSPAEIIMVDLDDHRLEVAKKFGATKTVNSSDGKAVEKIMDLTDGKGVDVAMEVVGIPATFEICQQIIKPGGAIPVLGVHGKAVDFHLEKLWIKNIRLTTGLVSTSTTPMLLKTVQSNKLQPEKLITHRFTFDEMLKAYEVFENSAKTEALKLIISNE
- a CDS encoding IS4 family transposase translates to MDKNTLKSSFGKWVSPINTKKLYEQVEENKQDYYTKKLTTEAYIKLLLLAQLQGFESLEEMSDALIDGELQKVLGFESISPSQLSRKNNEMNPAILSHLFFDLAYKIKGLQFKNGKSMPLKIIDSSTLPLNLTNHKWAKFRKTKAGVKLHLRLVFMDKGTVYPEKTVITTAKEHDRNQLEVLVDDKEAMYVFDRGYVDYERFDRMTDEGYFFVSRLKKNAVIREVESFSVPKDATALSDKMVYIGSTQNRTENVFRLLEVVDTKGNILRLITNRFDLNSEEISEIYRQRWAIELFFKWLKQHVEIKHFYGMSETAIQNQIFLALIAYCLHVLIQLEMRSKKSLLRISRWLNKVLWKPAYIWIRRFDDRSIP
- a CDS encoding methyl-accepting chemotaxis protein — encoded protein: MRIQKPTWFTRFFSFTKSMQIKFSLWSRLLILFIVLLLLSVMAVGVSSYIQAKKMTTSAIENRLERETELMGYIAENLKFLYVSDDTYFHQQLNANVREQKNKLAKEGIPSEYFYVQSGEVVPLQESEGEIPPISNALVNELVEQKDGLLHKTIDGKEYTLTFQEMKEVKGLYVLVVPTSSYMGPVKGMAMDTMIISLISAVIASIVIALFVRSLTKPLSVLRETMREVRSGEMKEPKQLQTTLPEFISLHKSYTTMIHFMRNLLKNMKETTNDLNEAGLELQASAAESLHSGEQLKQAIHVVKDGADQTAASSEESMTRFHDMKENVERTIAQMEQSYQSSQAMNKSAETGEQQIKKLIDTITSYEVDFTQLTNTIHHVRNNSKAITKLVDIIQKIAEQTKLLALNAGIEAARAGESGKGFTVVAKEVRKLAEQSSEAAVEITTTINRMEENTTSAVKEFDHMLAKTNATLSMSKAAKTSFDNLLYEIEQVGNQFHRMKEEVQAVGSVLPQLEQATLNYASVAQENLASAEQMLTTSDAQITQLKTNQEVGERLTAIAEDLSQHTKQFHIE